CGTCGCGAATCTTCTCTTCTTTGTTAAATTGCCTCTTGACGTGACCCGGAAGCCAATTCGTGCGCATGAGCGCGGCGCCGACGGATACATAACGCTTCCCGTCCTCGGCGGCCCTGTACCGGAGGCCCGGCTCGTCTTGCCCGGCGTCGTGCGGGGTAATCGCCCCGGTCACCGTCGGGGACTGAACCTCAACTTCGGCAATAAAGATTCTCAAAGCATCGCCTTCGCCGGTAGTCCGGTACCTCTCCGACGCCGCGACGTCCTTAAGGGTTTCCTCGACGAAGCCGTCTTTCCGGCTAAAGGGCTGCGATCCCCACATCGCGCCGCTGCCCATGGCCGCGAGCGGCGCGAGTGTCGAGTCGAAGGCTTCTACGATGAATTCTGCATCGTGAGAGGCTAGGCCGGCGTCTCTGACGTTCATTGTGGTTGTTCCTTAATAGTACGCTGCGGAGGTATTTTTCGGGGCCGGGTGGCGATGACATGGCAAGACAGAAAAGTGTCAGGGGAAGACCAGGGCTGATGGTCCCCATTAACGTTGGATACTCACCTACCTATTCAAGGTATAGTCAGCATCGCTTGAATCCTTTCCCGCGTCGGTACCAACGAGACAGTGTTGAGATAACCACACCTTTCAACCCGCGAATCAGGAGCGTCGAAAGCGGCATGGTTTTTGGTTCTTCGCTTGGGAAGAAACCCACGTCACGGGAACGAGTTCCGACTCTGATGAGTAGACGATGCAAGAAGAGATCGAACTTGACTTCATTGCGGTGATTGTATGCATTAAAGCGTAAGGCATCGTGTGCTCGAAGCTGCTCTCACCATACCGCGATTCAGGTCTATCTACTTCCTGGTTTTTCGAATGTTACGCTTGTCGGTGGTGTCCACTCGACCAAGTAGAAACATGCTTTCCAGGTGCAAGGTGCGGTGGCAAGGATTCATCATTAGTGATGGGGTTTGATTGTATCTACGTTGTGAGATGTACCATCGGATTCTACTCAATGACGGCAACTCGAGATGAACGGAAGTCTGAATACCAACTCGTGAGCCATTTCCACTAATACTCAACTCACCAAGTACTAATTTGGCGCTCGCTAACTTTGAACGTCTGCCAACACATATCGCTTTGCTTGCCATAACTAGATCACGGTACGTTGTCTACGTAATTCCAAGGACTCGAAGTCGACACGCCGTTCATGGAGACGGCGTGGCCGACTCACGTTGCGGAGCATCGTTGCACTACTGCACGAGGTGGACCCTGTCGCCGACGGCAGTTGCTCTCAGATATCAGATCAAACTTTGACACGTCTTGGCACAAAGAGTGAGGCGAGCTTTTCGCGGATGAGACTGCCTCGAGGCAAGCTTAGGCGGAAGCCGTTCGTAGCGGACTGCTTTCTTCAACGAGGACGCGATCCCTCGTAAGTGCTCAACTTGCTACGCCGGACAATGTTTTCAGACGTAGAGATGGGTCATACTCCTTCATTCCACGGCGTTGACGTCGTTGACCACTAGTGTGCCGACATGTTAAGCCCTGGAATACCTGGGATCTAGCTAAGCTGTGTCTGCCGCATACAAGCGCTGATACTGTTGGGCATTGAGGCGCCTACGTTGGGTATGAATGCGAATTCGATGTTGAGCTATGCAATGGGATTCGATTTCAGTAGCTCAGAGAGTGGAAGGTAAGTGAATAGTGCATGCGAGTTCTGAGGCCATAATCTGTGCGTGATCGCACGGTCGGCCCACTTGTCGTCTTGAAACTGTCCGCTGCCGCCGGCATCGATCTGCGAGATCCATCGTCGTACTTCAAGTTGAAGAATGAAACCGAATCATAGTGACACTGAAGGGCAATCCCGCGTATTCTTGAAGAGTCGAGTCAGGCGGAGATTGTGGAACCGGCACCTGTGCTGTAAAAGCTGTCGACCTGCTATAACGAAGTCAGTAGAAATACCTGTCTGTGGAGAATAACCAGAGAAGCTCACAGACGTTTCCATTGCTTTTTGCTACTTGACGGCATGATCATACCTAGCGCAGTAAAATGCGGTCCTCAAAAATTGCAAGATACCCCGGATCGGGGACGCCGTGATTCTTGTAAGTTTTGACGAATACCGCCTGAAGGATTTTAGTCCTGAAGATGCAAAGAGGCACTCTAACAACGACAATTGCGATGAGACCGAGCGACAAGGCTCAGGTTCATCGTGGATACTGATCCCTTAATTCCATCGAAGAACCACGGTGTAGGTCTGATGACCATACTAGTGCTTGATGGGATTAGTCGGGCCCGTGGAAAGGTCGCTTGCTCACCCTCGGTCGTCTACTCACTTCTGAAGATTGAATTCTGGGCACATCCAGCTGTCAACTTCACCATCTTGCTCGTCACGGATTTGTGAGACTTTGATCCTGTGTCGGTCTATTGAGACTAGAGGCATCGACAAGCTTGCTAAGGGTTAGCTGCTACAGCTGCTCCTGGAGATGAATAAGTGTACGCCCTGACATAAGCAGACAAGAAGGCCGTGAATTCCGGGGCTTGTGAGGCTTCACTGGACTCTAGTTCTGAAAACTGAAGAGTAGTAGCACTCGCTGCGCCGACCGAGAACCGCTCTCCATGTCTTTTCCGAGAGGCACAGCAAAGTCAATTAAAAGGCAGGCCGAATCCGAAGACGAGGTACGAGTGCCGCGGCAACCCGGCCATCGTGGCATAATACCAGTGAGAGGTGGACATGAGGCGGCATGTTGAACATTGATGCTCCGCGCTTCTGTTGATGTACTTTATGGGTATTAGCAACACGTTAGGTTCCCCTTGCCTATTGGAAATAGAGAGGGAGCCAAGACACTGCTTGAGAGTGTGGCAGCAACGCTAAGGCTCTAAATATGTGGTTAATGGATTAATATGATGAAAAGCGGACGAAACGGCCTGTGATCCAGTTCACGCTCACTATTGAGCACTGAGGGGCGTCGACACAGGTCTTCATAAGTCGATGCCAATTCCGAGCGAGCCGTAGTGGTGGGAGTACTGGCCAGGAGATTGATTGAAAGGCGTGAGAAGTGTGCGATGCTGTGGTCCATCCTTGTTGAGAAGTAGATTGAACGAATAAGAATAGGTGAAACAGAGTGAGAGTTCGTCGAACGAAGGTCTGTGGGCATCAGGCCTTGGAGGCTTCTCCGTGCTCAACTTCAGGCGAGAGAAAGCGAAAACTACCGAATGAAGCATATTGCTGGCCGTCGCAAGCATACTTGTTGCAGAGGCGGGATGGTTTCTATGCGGACACAGTAGGGAAGCCGATGGAGAAGCCGGAAGCCTCGTGTGAGGGAACTGGAGAGACTTTCCGGAGGTATGTCCGGTGGCATACAAAGTGTACTGATCTCTGGCAAGCTCTGTCTATTGGCTTCTGTTGACTGGCGTTTGTGTACAGAAGAAGTTCATCATGTTGCTGAAACCTTGCAAGCAGATGAAAGAGGCGATTCTCCGACGAGCCAAGAGGTTGCGTTGGCACATTCTTGAGATGATGTTGATGCCAAGTACGCTGGCTGTCTGCCCCGCGCCTGCCAATAGTTCAGAGATGTACCTAGTTACCTGGGGCAAAGAAGATACTTTGACACGGACTGAAGATCTCTTTCTTGGCAAGCACTTTCCTCACTATTGCCTTCCAATTAGATCCAAAATGTGAGTTACACTGGTACCTGGATCGTGACTTGTCGTGCTTGCAGCGGAAGGAAGCTCAATCATCCCCAACAGCTTCCCCATCCTCCACTGGTTCAGGTCTGTAAGTAACTTCCCTCCTCACTGAGGTGGGGTGTTCCGTTGGAGCTTGCTGGCCGATTAGATAAGAGCTCATGGCCCCTGCATGCCCGGTGGATCTGCTGCACCTGCTTTCAACGACTCTGATTTGCTCAAACGGTGCTATCTCGTACCTTGTACCTCTAATAAGCGAGTGACGTCTCATTCCGACCCCACGCCCCGCTAGTCCGTTGTCACTGCTGCAGCATCACATGAACCCCTCTGACGGACCCGTGAACAACGACAGGAGAGTAACTTGCGCCGTCTCTACTGCTGACTCTCGGAACACTCTCCTTCACTCATACACATCTCCTTTGCGTAAGACATTACCAAAACCACCAGTAACCACATCTCATGCCACCATATACATTCTAGAACTCGACGCAGTTCCTGCAACAACACCGCCCTGAACACTCGGCGGACCCCGCGCTGAGCCACGATCCGATTGCTCATCATGTCGCTCTTCACTGCGCAACTGCACCCAGGACGAGCTCTGGGGTTTCTTGGTTTGCATTAACTCTGCCTGATGCAGTACACACTCGGACGCTAACTCTATTGCTCGTCGCTTAGTTCTTGGAGCGTCCTTGCATGATGTCTTGACGCGACTGAAGGCCGAACCGCAACGCTTTCCACAACTCGACCTTGCCTACTCCCGCGAGCAACCCGTCCAACAGCCCGTAACACTCAGCCTCCCTGCCAACGGCATAAGGCTACGATTCGACGGTCCGGAACAGCGTCTGCGCCTGATAGAGATTGTCGACTTCACGAAGAATCATGTCACGTTTAAGGACCGTGATCTCGTCAAACCCGCCAACGCGCAGGGACCGCCATCGTCTC
The DNA window shown above is from Colletotrichum lupini chromosome 7, complete sequence and carries:
- a CDS encoding acetyltransferase is translated as MPLSTLLIRGLKGTTTMNVRDAGLASHDAEFIVEAFDSTLAPLAAMGSGAMWGSQPFSRKDGFVEETLKDVAASERYRTTGEGDALRIFIAEVEVQSPTVTGAITPHDAGQDEPGLRYRAAEDGKRYVSVGAALMRTNWLPGHVKRQFNKEEKIRDELEGKKDSFVYLDVIVTDYRTGRYRKGAGEALIRRAKEYGVEEGMQVLYVDAWAGNEKKLNRFYERQGFVVVDDFAFARTNEPAWLGASTSYVGTVDETPMKVSHTRPVYKLLIRCQIKL